From the genome of Vanessa cardui chromosome 17, ilVanCard2.1, whole genome shotgun sequence:
AAAATAACTCCTTACATTACTGaagttaaatgtaaatatattatttagtagcaTAACTGTAGTAATTGAAAttcatttttagaaaaaaaaatatgctttgtCGTTATATAcagtaagtttttattttatttattttttttaaataaaaagaaaaaaagaaaattagtttattttaattataatatcgtcAATAAAACGAAGCACCACCCATATGTTCCGCACTGCCGACCATGCAAAACGCGTATCATTGGCAGCTTACTTCACACACTGTTTAACTCACATCAAACAAAACCATgccataatatactttattgtattcaCACTGATGCTATATTAGTATGAACGTTAAATATCTTGTTGATAATGCCTACATTTGATAGACTTATCGTGATTGATGAGCGGACGTTGTAAATCACTATCATAAGTATACCTAAACGCTTATGGTATAGTTACCGTGATGATAGATTTATGAAACGGATTAAGTAAGGTCTACTGCCGGTGACCCTTCATCGCAACTGGAATTTGTCGTGCGGCCGCAACTAGTTTTAAACAACACCATTGTTACCTTGGACaaactattataaattgtaatgttttcgaatgttttaatttgtcAACGCCTAAGAATTATTGTAACATTGTGCagtcaattatatttcaaacatatttattcgtattataattaaatataaagacaaaataaagatattaaatatcCTTACAGTTCGGTCGATGTAGGAGCTGCAGCGTTTAAACGGAATGAAATCATTACAGATAAAATTACGATGTCTCGTTTCAATTCACACCTCACCTCCAATATAAtacctaaattattattagctggtaatgataaataaacttatttattgaaGGCACGTTTTATCGCGAGCTAGTAACATAATATTAGACGTCGATATattggttttgtatataatatttcgaatacggtaattcattaaatttaactttacataACAAACCAGTGAGACGAGTTGACGGGCCTATTCGAAATGCATAAAATCCCACAAAAGTCAAGAGTCGGGCCGTTTGGAGTGGCGCTCAAAGTAGCGGTAAGAACGAATAAGCGATTCAAATGCTAATATATCACAAGGCGGCGCGGCGTGATGGCGCTCATTGGCCACGCTATTTACATTAACATACATAACCGTGTTCGCTCCGCCTACCACGCAATACGTCACGACGCTTCCGAACGTCGTTAATTACGAGTAATTAGTGGATCGTGACTAGAGTCGTGATGGGCGCACACAAATATGCTCTAAATGCAATTCGCTGAACGTGCAAATAGTCAGAAGCGTGAAGAGTGCGAGTAATTCTTTCATATCGCCGACGAATTTATCTACGAGCGTCTAGTATTATTAGTGTACGTGCAAATATCGCACAGTTGGTACCGCCGCTGTCGGTAACGCCGATACTTGCGGTTAACCTGATAGTTTCTTAATGCGCAATTATTTTCTCAGTTTCTCCAGGGGCTGAATGCGTTCGCGGGGAACATTGGTTACAAATCATAAACAAGCGGCACCGGCCTCACGAGCTCACCAAATAAGGCTCCCGAGACGTCGATAGCTGACTCTTGTTCAAAGGATTTATGTCGTCTGCTTTTGGCACAAATTAGCGGCGTGTCTGATCGTAGGCGTGAGCCAACAAATTTCTAGCGGCACTATTAAGAAGATATCCTTCATTTTGTATTCacattaaatatacatgtagcttgaaaacaattaaatagaataataatacaaaaccgTTAAAGGTTTACTATTAATcataagattattaattatgtaattatatcgaGTAGACATACGATATTAGTAAAGAATAGACAATATATATCTATAGCCCAATCAGTCACACTTAATGCGTAATGAAATAGTAATATATGCCTGTCGTGTGTAGTGGTATCGGTATTCTAAATCTCGACGGCGCCGTACAAGTTTCCAACTACCGTGACGAGACGTGGGTGATGTATGTCCACTGCCTTGATCAATCACACCAATATAGTTGTTCAGTGAACAAGAGGTGACTTTttacaagtatatattatagCGAAGTGTGGGCACGAAACTAGATCAGGTGAAAGGGACGAagaagtaaataaatcaaaactacTTCTTGTGTAAGGAGGTACTATAATTTCAAGTTTATAATATGAatcaatatactaaaaataagatttgatatatttaataattaatggtagaatatttctaatatttcgatcaattcatatatttttaaataataatttatttatacttatcagCTATCGACTTTATATATTCGTCTTGCCAGCACTATTAAGATCAATATCATTACGATTCTATCAATATAATTCAAGCGTTCGCAATCTTGTTCGTtagcaatatatatttatctcatCGGAAAGTACTCAATAAAATATagctcataatttatttaaaaaaacatagtttCTGTATCGATTGCTCTAGTTTCGATGTCGCAAGCAAGTGGGCGTGCGTCGAAGGCGAGCGTAGGAGCAGCGTCGATCAGATGGTCACCCTCCGCACCGGTCGCGTCATTTCGCTATTTCACGAAACGGCTTAGCATAACGACTCAGTTGTTCTCATTGttattcgaatattaaataaggaataaagtattttgataatgttgaatgtgattttcttttgtttaaatattaattttatatcgagCAGTATTAATTGTGATATCTCTTGTTACAGGTCGGTGGCGCACGAGCCCGATGAGCGCGTGCGCGGCGGCCGCCATGCGCGAAAAGCACGCGGCGCCGCGCCGCCTCGCCTCGCCGCCCTCCTCGCCTCTTGAGCGACATCCCAGCCCTCTTGGCTCCCCACGTGCTGATGAACCTTTGGACCTTAGAGTAACGCACAAGCGTCCACCTCGGTTAGAAGATGAAAACTGCAACCTTATTGTTCCTTCGCCGCCTCCGCACCCGACACACCCAGCTCACCCAGCGCATCCAGCGCTTCTGCAATTCTGTCGGAGACTCCCCTTAGCGCTACCGGCATCTTTTGGTCGCTACCCATTCCTACCGGCCGCTGCTGCGACCCTTCTCGCCCCCGGAGCTCCGAGAGCTCCTCCAGTTCCTCAAAATCCCGGAATAAACAGAGCGCGTGACCGTTACACATGCTCCTATTGTGGAAAAGCGTTCCCAAGAAGTGCTAACTTGACAAGACATTTACGGACACACACAGGCGAGCAACCTTACCGTTGTAAATACTGTGAACGATCCTTCTCGATATCATCAAATTTGCAAAGACATGTGCGAAATATTCATAACAAGGAGCGACCTTTCCGATGTCGTCATTGCGACCGTTGTTTCGGTCAGCAGACGAATCTGGACAGGCACCTCAAGAAGCACGAAGCAGAAAACGGAGACGACAACCGACGAAGATCTCCAGAGGAGACCTACTTCGAAGAGATAAGGTCATTTATGGGACGCGTGGCACCCAATCGCCGCGCAGCTACGGCCGCGAGTGTCGCGGACCATACCTGATAGTGACTCGAGGAATATTCCACTGTACAATAATCTGGTCGATACATCCAAATgactgttatatataattacaactgTACGTCATTGACTACGTGAGTTGATGCTTGATCATTTGTGAGCTGCGAAGTAAAACAATACCTTTAACAGTACAATATGCAAATGTAATTATCTGTCGACTGTCGTGTAAAGTTCCATGACAGCGAACgtgtattcaatattattaatcgtTACCGCATCTCTAATCTCTCACAAAATGACCCAATCAAACGCAATGAAATAACATCGTGTCGGCTTTAAGGTTATGAAGAAGTAATAGGTAtactttatgtaaatatgaagCTATTGTTCAAAGTAGTttagttagaacgcgtaccGAATTTTTACTACCGATAAAGTTATACGAgctagaatttattttatattcattgtgCATAAAAGACGTAAATAGGTATCTTTATAGGATAAGTGTTCAGAGTGTTCGCTATTTTAGATGTAGATGTAAAGATTAAATCGTATGGATGTAAGTAgtctttttgtattattatttttttttgtaaatttttgctTCATTTGATGTTGTATATTAGTGTTTTAGTCTGAGAGGAAACGCCGGTTACCAATAAACATATAACTTGTTGCTTattgaagatataaataattttataaaatgttagaaAACTTGTTTAAAAATGATCTGATcagtgaatattattttaatatataatactttgtgttggataaattatttaagtttaaggCGAAACCACAGAGTACGATTATTAGAGTTGGACGTCGTAGCGCCCTGattgttatgtttaaaaatattacgcaaattaaaagtatttgtttataattctgagattttatataatatatattataaagtgttTTGTAAAACGATAAACAAACGTACCGTTTGTTTTCTATCCTTATACTAAATTAAGATAAAACAactgtgattttatttattacttggcTGCAATTGGATCCGTGTATATGATTATTGTATCAAATATATTGACGAAAGTCTCTCAAAGAACTAATGTAAACGTTCCTTTAAGTATAGATAGATCTCTATTATTGTTACGAGTatgaagtatttaatattttactatgattccattttcaaacttCCTTAAATATCTTTATGGATATACATAGCATTGACTGTCAAGAACAATtgatgtgtaatataataaaaataaatttctattaatCATAAGATATGTATTGTTTTCgtcgaatattaaaataataataaaaatatattttatgaaatcacTTTTTAATcgattctatattttataagaaacaattgtaaacgattttattaaatataaaagtaccgatatctatttttcaatattacgaGTCAACAAATATCTGTGTAAACCCCTTTCAAAATTAATGTTACGTTTAcctaaacatatgtatgtatattcgaCAATTTGCCATGCCCTTACTGTTTAGTATACTCGTACCAAAACTGTTAAACATGTAAGAGATGCTATTTAACTTATCACTAGATTGTATAAGTAATAGAGATTATTACCTTTGTCGTTTTTGTACTTTTGATACCTATTAGACGTTTGAAGGTCACCGATTAccttgtcaaaataaataacaataaatcaacgtgtgtttctttatttaatatcccATGGAATATTTCATAAGAATATAAAGCTATAAAAAGTTCAAAGATAAGAGAATCTTTGAACATTAAAGGTTCGAAAAAGTATGCTACGTACTGACagacatgtgtcagaatttcattaaatacaagCAGATTTCTTCACGCTGTGTTTATTCACCACAAAGCATAGCgcgaattataaaaaacaaatttagcaCTTAAACCGAATTTGAACCAGTGACGTCCATAAAAATCAACACTAGTTTAAACTAAAGAGTAATAATACTATGGAGTGTCATATTACTCGGAATAAATAGAATTGTATTTTTCGAATTGCTCGaggaatattttatagaatttagaTTGTCTTTGAGGTAGACGATATGATTAAACTTTATTGCTATTAATTTCAGTGAAACAAGCCAGATAGGTCTATTACCGTTGCATAAACAAGCTTAAatttattgtacataataataagtgttatatACTGCTATAAATAACTgttaactgtttttttatgtaattttataattattatgaaatcagccataattaaacatttaattagcACGTAATGTTTCAAAACGTAGCAATAAATCTCATTCAACCTAGTTACTGACGtagaagttaaaattatttaaaacaatataaaacaaaactatagGGCATATCTAGTCACatcataaattttatcatacatGAGTAcgttagagtcgagatggcccagtggttggaacgcgcgcatcttaaccgatgattgcgggttcaaacccaggcaagcaccgctgtttcatgtgcttaatttgtctttataattcatctcgtgctcagcggtgaagaaaaacatcgtgaggaaacctgcatgtgacaaatttcataaaaattctgccacatgtgcattccaccaaccagcattggaacagcgtggtggaatatgttccaaaccttctcctcaaagggagaggaggcctttagcccagcagtgggaatttacaggctgttattgttgttaagtACGTTtactgataaattaaaataaaataaagttttaccactGTTTGAAAGTGAAAACCGAATCGAGTCTACTTACTATACGCCTACAAAACTCCGTATTACGaaaaatcaaatacataatGTTCTTTATATAAGGAGGCTggtaaaagcacttttgaatcgctaAATTACAGCGTTGAATTTAACGTAAGAATCCGCAAAAAATTTACTAGTTGTAAGTTACTTTTTTCacatttacataatacaatagGTGACATGACATACCtattgtattatgtaaaataaagtaaatttaaacctACTTTGGCCAGAAATCACCAAAAAattagttactttactttaaggtaattgaaaaaaatatacattgtttcATCAAAACGATCGGTAAAAGCTATTTTTAATCTCAGAACTAGAGACTCACTTAAGCATATTTTGGACAAAATAGGCACAGTTACGTTaacgtcacagtatatttacaacaacatagTGTATATCCATGAGAAAATCTATGATTTTCATAGAATTTACAAATCCTGCTGAGGCAGGatattagattataataaaattcaacaatatttaacattttcctatgattaaaaattaaaattataacaaaataacattataaactgTGCAATATATTCTAAATGACAAAAGAATTCGAAGTAATTAAATCTTGGACGTTAATACTGGATACATTCATATTACTTTTGTGTGTACATATCTTTAGatgaatttgtttcatttttggGTTATACTCgccacaattattattaatctgtgaaaagtttaatattgacatttaatttaaccCAGTAAACGAACAAATCAAAAGCGCAGTTCTACTTGAATTGTATACGcacagattttgattttggaattacaaaaatatattaaaaaaacacaaatcgAACTAACATTTTACAATGAGTTTGTGAAACAGTATTTGTTAGTTTATCTTTAGCCTGACAATCGTTGGTGATTCATCTCTATTTCAATAAATGGTAAGTTCAGTTAATCATAGATTAGTAGTAATGACATATCTATTTCATttctatcaaattttattaaattaactgcATTTGTCCCCTATGTTTTCTATTCAATTTGAAAAACGATGatgtaatattttgtagtaaaatTTTAGTGACATAGTATTAAAATAGATCAATATGATCATCTAATTCCACAGTTCATTAAGTAAGAACAGAGATAATAGTAAAGGAGGCTATCctgttaaatattaactaagatATTTATGCAACAGCATTCATTTCATAACAGTCTTAATCGAGCTGAGGATCGATAGCTAAATTTACGTTCCTTGAAAAAGATTACGTTTAAttacacaataaattttattaagtaagtgCCGCCCTATTCTAGTCGATTTCTAGCAACAAAGTATAGGTTTCATTATGTACACCACCTCAATGGAATCGTTTCTAAAATGCGTGGCTTAAGTTACAGAAGAAGCGATTGTTCAGTACAGTCAATAATAGCTATAATCCGTAGCACGTACgtgtaaatgttaaaaatactaTCGTATTAGGTATcttatatatctaataatgtAATTGTCATGCTTTCTTTTTATTCATTGGCAAGTTGAATTTACTATGTCCTACAAATGAacagataaaaaagtattttatagttTGATTCAACATTATTTTGACATCAATTCATTTctttcgttaaaaaaatataattatgcatatgaaataaaattatcttaagaaaaaaataaacttgacaTTAAAACACGTATTAACACGTATGgtgatgataatatttaaaatagctttCAAGCAAATTATAATTCGAAATCGTGTTATTGAGAGGCTAAAATATTTCATCCGCACTTTGACTTAAATTAGAGCCTTGGATAGAAATGGTTGGGCTGGGTGGGGCAGATTGCACAACGATGACACGGCCGGGCGCCTTGTTAGCGGCGCGTGCGCGTGCCACCGTTGCGTTACGTTGCGATATTTATTGCTTATTGAAAAACTGCCGATCGCTTTCGCAGAATTATGAACTTTTGTGGTCTactctttcatttttttttctattatgacTTTGAATTGCCTCGTAAATTGTGGCGCAAATCGTCAACGAAGCAATTATTATGAATGTGGTTACATTTTTAGAAAACGCAGATGCAAAAAAGAACGATATGCCTGTAACAACTGTTACGCTTACACTCGGCTTCGCATCGACTGAAAGCCGTGCAACGTAGAAGGTGAAAGTATGtgatgtgaaataaaatattgtaatcgtTCATTTAATGAGCTtcttattaattcaataatgaCATTTACTggagaaataattataaaatgtaccggtaatgtatattttgaaagGTCGCTCTGTAGAGATAAGATGTAACCAGCGAAATCAACCAGTCTGTGGTGAGTTGCGTGATTTTGAGAGCATACTTGCGGTGACATGTTACCACGGATATAAAGTTTTACTGGAAGTTTCTTACATTGTTCTTCAATTCCTTACTTCATCAATAATAGTCATCAAAGTCACTCTACATTAATCTACATTTTCGTTAAAACTTAATCTTCGAACAGAACATTTTTTCGGATCTATGACTGAATTTTACAACTaagttttaatacatttttttattttaactgttttAAAGTAACGATTCTgatgcaaaaataattttaaaactctttaattataatagctCTTAAGAAATATACTGAATCATCAAACAATATTACTATAAGCATCTACCACAAGATATTGATCATATCTAGCAGTAATTACATCGTGGTATAAATCCACGTCTTAAAACAGGTGACCGATCCATCACCTGTGCTCAGTGACGTGGCTAATTAAAGGAAAGCAAGGTCGGCTCGAAACCAGAGTAGCGCCCACTCTAGTTCATAAAAACAACGACGTTACGCAAGCAGTTTCTCCTCCTTGTTAATAAATACGATTAGTGGTGACCCGACGTTTGGAAATCgatcgtattttttaaaaagcattTTGCTTTAACTAGCAATCCGCCGTGACTTTGCTCGGATGATAAATGTCacatatatactaatacataataagccaaacaacagtactcagtattgttgtgttccggtttgaagggtgagtgagccagtgtaactacaggcacaagggacataacatcttagttcccaaggttggtggcacattgacgatgtaaagaatagttaaattaataaataattcttacagcatcattgtttatgggtgctggtgaccacttaccatcaggtggcctatgtGCTCGTCGTCGCGGTTTTTCTATCGCATAATTCTCAGTTATTACTGAGTCTGGAAGTGGAAGGTACCTTAGCGTGCCTCGAAAATCACGTAAAGCCAATGCTCTTGCAGTCGCACATTTAATCGTAACAACTTTTATTatgcttatatacatatatacatacatattattagcTCTCATGTAAAAGTAcgtttttaaaacagtttttcatcatatatataaatatctcttTAATACGCAATACTTACTTGTAGGTGTATAGCAATGTCATATAGCACTTTTGTTTAACAcacaatataatttagtaagttTAACTAGTGATCTAGAAAAATTTGAAGCATAATTCAGGTTTGCTCTATAACACCGTTAATACTACTTCCATAGTATTCCTTGAATATTCGACTAACGTATGTTTTTGTTCAATGTAATTTTtcatgatatttaataatacaggcTATTTATATTTGCGagaaagtattattattttgaaaataggtTGTACAAATTTTTTATGAATTGGCATTGATCATCATGAATTTCAAGAAATATAAAAGCTATGCTCTTTACAAATTCTtatgaattttctataataaaataataacactaaaatacaataaagaaaCAATTGGTAATTCTATAGACTCTAAATGATCACAAAGTAATTAGATAACATTTTGAAGGTTTTAAATCAATCCCGTCTTGATGATAGCGCTACAATAACTAATATACACAGACAAAGGTGCGCTTATAAAcgagtatttttaataaaatattaagagtAATTACTCAATTAAAATTCTAATGAGGTCCTCTAGCCCGGCATGACCACTGACGATAAACTCGCCCATTAAATTAAACAtctatttactttattacatcTCGttcgatgatttttttatgcattccgtataataaaacgattaaatGCAAGTTCTAAAGATgtattttgttgaatttaagtaattaatatttattatggtctgtttttttttcaagtctgtcaaaataaataaacgttgtttttatttttaattattagagGAATTAAGAGCCcgcagtttattttatttgttttgtaaatgtcTTATATAAACAcaggaattaaattttagtcATGAAAGTGTAAAGGTTCACTCAGTGCCTCTATTGGCGCCCCTTGGCAAACGTTAATTGAAAGATGACGTTCAAATTCATAAAGCTAATAATCAAGATTTATTTAGAAACTAAAACACAACGGAATATcaaaaaaaatgtcagtgtgATATTTGACTGATTTGAAAATCAAAAgagttgaaatatatattatttgtactcCTTGCAAGTTATACTATTCGGTAGTTTTTATACCAATTTCTATGTCCGTATAAGTTTCTATCCTTAAGTTAATTATGCTtctaaaaaaacacaacaaaaagacagtaaatattaaacaaagtagCCGAGACTAATTACTGAAAAATACACAGTTTTCATTACGCAAGCTATAAGGTCACTGACATCCTGATAAGGCCTGCCCCGCTTTAGTCAAGACCATGGTTCgatgaaatattttgatgagaaagataaattaattatatagccCTGCTCACTAATAAACGTGCAAAATTACTTATCGATACTACTGGATAAATGTGAAACCTGAATGAAAAGCAGTGATGGTAAGTTGAACTCTCTTTAATGATGTCTCAATTTGGATACGTACCTTATAAAGTTCGTTAGTCTCGATCGTAGTACGTTTGTAAGGATATTATGTATTACGTAAAACGCTTAATACGGCAGCggattaaaaacattaatagctTAATTAGGAATGAAATTAATCGCATAAGATTAAAACTTTGATATtcatttaagaatataatctgCTTATGCAACGAGTAGTTTTACTGCgttcaaataatttaagaatacatTTTAGTGTAGTCTGATTCTCGTTGTTTTTATCGATGTTatctatacaattatttttatgtatggctgatgatttttaattttacgcaCACCACTGTGACCGATGTCATACCGTACGGTATTTCATGATATGATGTATTATACgagcaaaaatatttatcttataaacttTCCActacaattattgaaatgatCAAGAAAGCATATTACGATAAATGCCTTACTTTAAAGCGATGGCCCTCGTTATGGCTCATTTAAAAGCAGTTACCGCGACCCGCGAACGTCTTGATAACTGAATAAAGTGGCACAGTGTATCGAATAAACTTACCATATATCGATAATTGTAAGGTAACCAACATGATAAGGTCCCCACACTATTGTGCATAATTCCTTTCGgtattactaaattatatagtGCTCAGTTCTCGTACCTACCAGCCACCTCCGACAACCGGTCTTAAGGAATCAGAGATCGTTCGAAAATTTGAACTGAATTTCCttcgatatttattttgaactaatatttaataaacaattcaatatatgtgttatatatattttttatgtatagtacattttaaatattactctcATTTAAAAATCCGCCTtcgttaaattatattgttttctaGTGTAAACATTTAATTCAGTAAAATGTTcgtaattctataaatatttttatttaattttaaacatatattgttaaataataccaaaactaaaatatatcaagCATGAAAATTATACAGAACACCGTCATCGCAATCTAGATGTCCTGACGGTTCGAATCAcacatcacattataaattcATCGCGGGCGCAGGAAGTTTATtccaatttgattttaaaaa
Proteins encoded in this window:
- the LOC124536966 gene encoding transcription factor hamlet-like, which translates into the protein MSACAAAAMREKHAAPRRLASPPSSPLERHPSPLGSPRADEPLDLRVTHKRPPRLEDENCNLIVPSPPPHPTHPAHPAHPALLQFCRRLPLALPASFGRYPFLPAAAATLLAPGAPRAPPVPQNPGINRARDRYTCSYCGKAFPRSANLTRHLRTHTGEQPYRCKYCERSFSISSNLQRHVRNIHNKERPFRCRHCDRCFGQQTNLDRHLKKHEAENGDDNRRRSPEETYFEEIRSFMGRVAPNRRAATAASVADHT